Proteins from one Bos indicus x Bos taurus breed Angus x Brahman F1 hybrid chromosome 19, Bos_hybrid_MaternalHap_v2.0, whole genome shotgun sequence genomic window:
- the KRBA2 gene encoding KRAB-A domain-containing protein 2 isoform X2 — protein MLNSYENAVPQGDFLQFSMTPQRAGNDPRGVSNPSETDMEISTMREKFLTSVTKLVESKSYNSKVFSKEKYFQTIKEVKEAKEKGKKSSRDYRRAAKYDVISVAGTEKLIEAAHRERDRIRYYVHKEELFDILHDTHLNIGHGGRTRMLKELQGKYGNVTKEVIVLYLTLCKQCHQKNPVPKRGLAPKPMPCKDNDSRCQVEILDMQSNADGEFKFILYYQDHLTKFIILRPLKAKQAHEVVSVLLDIFTILGPPSVLESDSGMEFTNQVVNELNEVWPDLKIVLGKSHPGQGQGFLERVSRDVKTMLSAWMQSNHSHHWTEGLRFMQMVRNQAFDGSLQQSPYEAMFGCKAKFGLYSSHLPRETVAVLHTEEELEIAEEQLESSLWVRQEERAEVGADRSDVDEDVDPMPLEASEPSTSQAASVFTVEGPGRGHLDPAQPSSVLSHFSIWSGTSCFQFASFLDMCAVDN, from the exons ATGCTGAACAGTTACGAGAATGCGGTCCCTCAGG GAGACTTCTTACAATTCTCCATGACACCACAGAGAGCTGGAAATGATCCCCGTGGTGTTTCAAATCCAAGTGAAACAGACATGGAGATAAGTACCATGAGAGAAAAGTTTCTCACCAGCGTGACCAAGTTGGTAGAAAGCAAAAGTTACAACAGCAaggtattttccaaagaaaagtaCTTTCAAACAATCAAGGAAGTCAAAGAAGctaaggagaaggggaagaagtcATCACGTGATTATCGCCGTGCAGCAAAATATGATGTGATTTCTGTAGCAGGCACAGAGAAACTCATAGAGGCTGCTCACAGAGAACGAGATCGGATACGGTATTACGTACACAAGGAAGAGCTGTTTGACATCCTTCACGACACACATCTCAATATTGGCCATGGCGGGCGGACACGCATGCTCAAGGAGCTGCAAGGCAAATATGGGAATGTCACCAAAGAAGTCATTGTCttatatctgactctgtgtaaaCAGTGCCACCAGAAGAACCCAGTACCCAAGAGAGGCCTTGCACCCAAGCCCATGCCATGTAAGGACAATGACTCCAGATGCCAAGTTGAAATCCTTGATATGCAGTCAAATGCTGATGGGGAGTTCAAGTTCATTTTGTATTACCAGGACCACTTAACCAAGTTCATTATTTTACGGCCATTAAAAGCCAAGCAGGCCCACGAGGTAGTCAGCGTCCTGTTGGATATTTTCACAATTCTTGGTCCACCCAGCGTCTTAGAATCTGACAGTGGCATGGAGTTCACAAACCAGGTTGTTAATGAGCTCAACGAGGTATGGCCAGACCTAAAGATTGTCCTTGGTAAGTCCCACCCTGGCCAAGGCCAGGGCTTCCTGGAGCGAGTAAGCCGTGATGTCAAGACCATGCTGAGTGCCTGGATGCAGAGTAACCACTCCCATCATTGGACCGAAGGCCTGCGGTTCATGCAGATGGTGAGGAATCAGGCCTTTGATGGTTCCTTGCAGCAGAGTCCATACGAGGCAATGTTTGGTTGTAAAGCCAAATTTGGACTCTATTCCTCACACTTGCCCCGGGAAACTGTGGCTGTTTTACACACAGAGGAGGAGCTAGAAATTGCCGAAGAACAACTGGAAAGCAGCCTTTGGgtcaggcaggaagagagggctgAGGTTGGAGCAGACCGGTCTGACGTGGATGAGGACGTCGATCCCATGCCTCTCGAAGCCTCGGAGCCCAGCACCTCCCAGGCAGCCTCAG TGTTTACAGTGGAGGGACCTGGAAGAGGACACCTAGACCCAGCCCAGCCTTCCTCTGTGTTATCACATTTCAGCATCTGGAGCGGAACCAGTTGCTTTCAGTTTGCAA
- the KRBA2 gene encoding KRAB-A domain-containing protein 2 isoform X4 has translation MLNSYENAVPQGDFLQFSMTPQRAGNDPRGVSNPSETDMEISTMREKFLTSVTKLVESKSYNSKVFSKEKYFQTIKEVKEAKEKGKKSSRDYRRAAKYDVISVAGTEKLIEAAHRERDRIRYYVHKEELFDILHDTHLNIGHGGRTRMLKELQGKYGNVTKEVIVLYLTLCKQCHQKNPVPKRGLAPKPMPCKDNDSRCQVEILDMQSNADGEFKFILYYQDHLTKFIILRPLKAKQAHEVVSVLLDIFTILGPPSVLESDSGMEFTNQVVNELNEVWPDLKIVLGKSHPGQGQGFLERVSRDVKTMLSAWMQSNHSHHWTEGLRFMQMVRNQAFDGSLQQSPYEAMFGCKAKFGLYSSHLPRETVAVLHTEEELEIAEEQLESSLWVRQEERAEVGADRSDVDEDVDPMPLEASEPSTSQAASGLLSW, from the exons ATGCTGAACAGTTACGAGAATGCGGTCCCTCAGG GAGACTTCTTACAATTCTCCATGACACCACAGAGAGCTGGAAATGATCCCCGTGGTGTTTCAAATCCAAGTGAAACAGACATGGAGATAAGTACCATGAGAGAAAAGTTTCTCACCAGCGTGACCAAGTTGGTAGAAAGCAAAAGTTACAACAGCAaggtattttccaaagaaaagtaCTTTCAAACAATCAAGGAAGTCAAAGAAGctaaggagaaggggaagaagtcATCACGTGATTATCGCCGTGCAGCAAAATATGATGTGATTTCTGTAGCAGGCACAGAGAAACTCATAGAGGCTGCTCACAGAGAACGAGATCGGATACGGTATTACGTACACAAGGAAGAGCTGTTTGACATCCTTCACGACACACATCTCAATATTGGCCATGGCGGGCGGACACGCATGCTCAAGGAGCTGCAAGGCAAATATGGGAATGTCACCAAAGAAGTCATTGTCttatatctgactctgtgtaaaCAGTGCCACCAGAAGAACCCAGTACCCAAGAGAGGCCTTGCACCCAAGCCCATGCCATGTAAGGACAATGACTCCAGATGCCAAGTTGAAATCCTTGATATGCAGTCAAATGCTGATGGGGAGTTCAAGTTCATTTTGTATTACCAGGACCACTTAACCAAGTTCATTATTTTACGGCCATTAAAAGCCAAGCAGGCCCACGAGGTAGTCAGCGTCCTGTTGGATATTTTCACAATTCTTGGTCCACCCAGCGTCTTAGAATCTGACAGTGGCATGGAGTTCACAAACCAGGTTGTTAATGAGCTCAACGAGGTATGGCCAGACCTAAAGATTGTCCTTGGTAAGTCCCACCCTGGCCAAGGCCAGGGCTTCCTGGAGCGAGTAAGCCGTGATGTCAAGACCATGCTGAGTGCCTGGATGCAGAGTAACCACTCCCATCATTGGACCGAAGGCCTGCGGTTCATGCAGATGGTGAGGAATCAGGCCTTTGATGGTTCCTTGCAGCAGAGTCCATACGAGGCAATGTTTGGTTGTAAAGCCAAATTTGGACTCTATTCCTCACACTTGCCCCGGGAAACTGTGGCTGTTTTACACACAGAGGAGGAGCTAGAAATTGCCGAAGAACAACTGGAAAGCAGCCTTTGGgtcaggcaggaagagagggctgAGGTTGGAGCAGACCGGTCTGACGTGGATGAGGACGTCGATCCCATGCCTCTCGAAGCCTCGGAGCCCAGCACCTCCCAGGCAGCCTCAGGTCTCTTGTCCTGGTGA
- the KRBA2 gene encoding KRAB-A domain-containing protein 2 isoform X1: protein MLNSYENAVPQGDFLQFSMTPQRAGNDPRGVSNPSETDMEISTMREKFLTSVTKLVESKSYNSKVFSKEKYFQTIKEVKEAKEKGKKSSRDYRRAAKYDVISVAGTEKLIEAAHRERDRIRYYVHKEELFDILHDTHLNIGHGGRTRMLKELQGKYGNVTKEVIVLYLTLCKQCHQKNPVPKRGLAPKPMPCKDNDSRCQVEILDMQSNADGEFKFILYYQDHLTKFIILRPLKAKQAHEVVSVLLDIFTILGPPSVLESDSGMEFTNQVVNELNEVWPDLKIVLGKSHPGQGQGFLERVSRDVKTMLSAWMQSNHSHHWTEGLRFMQMVRNQAFDGSLQQSPYEAMFGCKAKFGLYSSHLPRETVAVLHTEEELEIAEEQLESSLWVRQEERAEVGADRSDVDEDVDPMPLEASEPSTSQAASVFTVEGPGRGHLDPAQPSSVLSHFSIWSGTSCFQFASMFCPYNVFYI from the exons ATGCTGAACAGTTACGAGAATGCGGTCCCTCAGG GAGACTTCTTACAATTCTCCATGACACCACAGAGAGCTGGAAATGATCCCCGTGGTGTTTCAAATCCAAGTGAAACAGACATGGAGATAAGTACCATGAGAGAAAAGTTTCTCACCAGCGTGACCAAGTTGGTAGAAAGCAAAAGTTACAACAGCAaggtattttccaaagaaaagtaCTTTCAAACAATCAAGGAAGTCAAAGAAGctaaggagaaggggaagaagtcATCACGTGATTATCGCCGTGCAGCAAAATATGATGTGATTTCTGTAGCAGGCACAGAGAAACTCATAGAGGCTGCTCACAGAGAACGAGATCGGATACGGTATTACGTACACAAGGAAGAGCTGTTTGACATCCTTCACGACACACATCTCAATATTGGCCATGGCGGGCGGACACGCATGCTCAAGGAGCTGCAAGGCAAATATGGGAATGTCACCAAAGAAGTCATTGTCttatatctgactctgtgtaaaCAGTGCCACCAGAAGAACCCAGTACCCAAGAGAGGCCTTGCACCCAAGCCCATGCCATGTAAGGACAATGACTCCAGATGCCAAGTTGAAATCCTTGATATGCAGTCAAATGCTGATGGGGAGTTCAAGTTCATTTTGTATTACCAGGACCACTTAACCAAGTTCATTATTTTACGGCCATTAAAAGCCAAGCAGGCCCACGAGGTAGTCAGCGTCCTGTTGGATATTTTCACAATTCTTGGTCCACCCAGCGTCTTAGAATCTGACAGTGGCATGGAGTTCACAAACCAGGTTGTTAATGAGCTCAACGAGGTATGGCCAGACCTAAAGATTGTCCTTGGTAAGTCCCACCCTGGCCAAGGCCAGGGCTTCCTGGAGCGAGTAAGCCGTGATGTCAAGACCATGCTGAGTGCCTGGATGCAGAGTAACCACTCCCATCATTGGACCGAAGGCCTGCGGTTCATGCAGATGGTGAGGAATCAGGCCTTTGATGGTTCCTTGCAGCAGAGTCCATACGAGGCAATGTTTGGTTGTAAAGCCAAATTTGGACTCTATTCCTCACACTTGCCCCGGGAAACTGTGGCTGTTTTACACACAGAGGAGGAGCTAGAAATTGCCGAAGAACAACTGGAAAGCAGCCTTTGGgtcaggcaggaagagagggctgAGGTTGGAGCAGACCGGTCTGACGTGGATGAGGACGTCGATCCCATGCCTCTCGAAGCCTCGGAGCCCAGCACCTCCCAGGCAGCCTCAG TGTTTACAGTGGAGGGACCTGGAAGAGGACACCTAGACCCAGCCCAGCCTTCCTCTGTGTTATCACATTTCAGCATCTGGAGCGGAACCAGTTGCTTTCAGTTTGCAAGTATGTTTTGTCCATATaatgtcttttatatttaa
- the KRBA2 gene encoding KRAB-A domain-containing protein 2 isoform X3: MLNSYENAVPQGDFLQFSMTPQRAGNDPRGVSNPSETDMEISTMREKFLTSVTKLVESKSYNSKVFSKEKYFQTIKEVKEAKEKGKKSSRDYRRAAKYDVISVAGTEKLIEAAHRERDRIRYYVHKEELFDILHDTHLNIGHGGRTRMLKELQGKYGNVTKEVIVLYLTLCKQCHQKNPVPKRGLAPKPMPCKDNDSRCQVEILDMQSNADGEFKFILYYQDHLTKFIILRPLKAKQAHEVVSVLLDIFTILGPPSVLESDSGMEFTNQVVNELNEVWPDLKIVLGKSHPGQGQGFLERVSRDVKTMLSAWMQSNHSHHWTEGLRFMQMVRNQAFDGSLQQSPYEAMFGCKAKFGLYSSHLPRETVAVLHTEEELEIAEEQLESSLWVRQEERAEVGADRSDVDEDVDPMPLEASEPSTSQAASGFLDMCAVDN; the protein is encoded by the exons ATGCTGAACAGTTACGAGAATGCGGTCCCTCAGG GAGACTTCTTACAATTCTCCATGACACCACAGAGAGCTGGAAATGATCCCCGTGGTGTTTCAAATCCAAGTGAAACAGACATGGAGATAAGTACCATGAGAGAAAAGTTTCTCACCAGCGTGACCAAGTTGGTAGAAAGCAAAAGTTACAACAGCAaggtattttccaaagaaaagtaCTTTCAAACAATCAAGGAAGTCAAAGAAGctaaggagaaggggaagaagtcATCACGTGATTATCGCCGTGCAGCAAAATATGATGTGATTTCTGTAGCAGGCACAGAGAAACTCATAGAGGCTGCTCACAGAGAACGAGATCGGATACGGTATTACGTACACAAGGAAGAGCTGTTTGACATCCTTCACGACACACATCTCAATATTGGCCATGGCGGGCGGACACGCATGCTCAAGGAGCTGCAAGGCAAATATGGGAATGTCACCAAAGAAGTCATTGTCttatatctgactctgtgtaaaCAGTGCCACCAGAAGAACCCAGTACCCAAGAGAGGCCTTGCACCCAAGCCCATGCCATGTAAGGACAATGACTCCAGATGCCAAGTTGAAATCCTTGATATGCAGTCAAATGCTGATGGGGAGTTCAAGTTCATTTTGTATTACCAGGACCACTTAACCAAGTTCATTATTTTACGGCCATTAAAAGCCAAGCAGGCCCACGAGGTAGTCAGCGTCCTGTTGGATATTTTCACAATTCTTGGTCCACCCAGCGTCTTAGAATCTGACAGTGGCATGGAGTTCACAAACCAGGTTGTTAATGAGCTCAACGAGGTATGGCCAGACCTAAAGATTGTCCTTGGTAAGTCCCACCCTGGCCAAGGCCAGGGCTTCCTGGAGCGAGTAAGCCGTGATGTCAAGACCATGCTGAGTGCCTGGATGCAGAGTAACCACTCCCATCATTGGACCGAAGGCCTGCGGTTCATGCAGATGGTGAGGAATCAGGCCTTTGATGGTTCCTTGCAGCAGAGTCCATACGAGGCAATGTTTGGTTGTAAAGCCAAATTTGGACTCTATTCCTCACACTTGCCCCGGGAAACTGTGGCTGTTTTACACACAGAGGAGGAGCTAGAAATTGCCGAAGAACAACTGGAAAGCAGCCTTTGGgtcaggcaggaagagagggctgAGGTTGGAGCAGACCGGTCTGACGTGGATGAGGACGTCGATCCCATGCCTCTCGAAGCCTCGGAGCCCAGCACCTCCCAGGCAGCCTCAG
- the RPL26 gene encoding 60S ribosomal protein L26: MSPQFPLRIQTPRLSCSRNIGLARSCGNLQNRKQPADLFPSVAIAEALAAKMKFNPFVTSDRSKNRKRHFNAPSHIRRKIMSSPLSKELRQKYNVRSMPIRKDDEVQVVRGHYKGQQIGKVVQVYRKKYVIYIERVQREKANGTTVHVGIHPSKVVITRLKLDKDRKKILERKAKSRQVGKEKGKYKEETIEKMQE, encoded by the exons ATGTCTCCCCAGTTTCCTCTACGCATTCAAACTCCGCGCCTCTCTTGCTCAAGAAACATCGGTCTCGCGAGATCTTGCGGAAACTTACAGAACCGGAAGCAGCCTGCAGATCTCTTCCCTTCTGTGGCCATCGCTGAAGCGCTAGCGG cCAAAATGAAGTTCAATCCCTTTGTGACTTCTGACCGAAGCAAGAATCGAAAAAGACATTTCAATGCGCCTTCCCACATTCGCAGGAAAATTATGTCTTCTCCTCTTTCTAAAGAGCTAAGACAGAAGTACAACGTTCGATCCATGCCCATCCGAAAGGATGATGAAGTTCAG GTTGTACGAGGGCACTACAAAGGGCAGCAAATTGGCAAAGTAGTCCAGGTTTACAGGAAGAAATACGTCATCTACATTGAACGAGTGCAGCGGGAGAAGGCTAATGGCACAACTGTCCACGTGGGCATTCACCCCAGCAAG GTGGTTATCACCAGACTAAAACTGGACAAAGACCGCAAAAAGATCCTCGAACGTAAAGCCAAATCTCGCCAAGTAGGAAAGGAAAAGGGCAAATATAAGGAAGAAacaattgagaagatgcaagaataa